In Capsicum annuum cultivar UCD-10X-F1 chromosome 8, UCD10Xv1.1, whole genome shotgun sequence, the genomic window GTAACATTTAGAAAAGCACTCAGTAAGCTAAGAAGATAGCTGAATGCTTTAGTTTTCAGGCAGAACCTTAAAGCTTTAAACGTAAAAATATGTGTTCGAACCTTTCATGCACCCATAACCCTTAAATCCTGAATTCACCACTGCTCTTCCCCTACCCACTCGGAACCCCTCCACCCACCCATTTCCACCCTCATGATCATAGTCCACCCCCATTCATTTGATCTCTCCACCTTCATAGTTTGTTCATAGTATACATTAATGTATACTATGTTTTGCGTACTTACAGAACATTAAAAATAAGTAAGTGAAAAATGTGTTCCTTCATACCAACCACCTCCTAAGTTCCATGCACTATCGATGTATAATTTTCTTATGCCATCAGACAACAATTGGTTACTAAGCATACTTGGTAACATGTAAAATAGAGTGATAACTATTTAAGCCCTTTTTTAGTGTTAGTGTTACATGCAACTTAAACTcttactaatataataatattatgtgaTTTGATTATGAAATCTTACACGTTAATTTGATGTATAAAATGTAGATAACTGTGTATGAGAACACTGCTGATCATATGTGTGCTGCCTTTTTGACCAACAACCACACAATCCTACCATCCAACATTACATTTAGGGGAGCTCAATATTACTTGCCTGAAAAATCAGTCAGCATTCTTGCTGATTGTAAGACTGTCGTTTACAACACTCAAacggtaaaaaaaaaaattctaccttTTTATTAAATCTTAGTTACTTGAATCTTGAGATACACCATAAGAAAACACACAAATTTGTAACACAAAATTTATGATGGACAATTTTTGTAAGTCACAAATTTTGTGACTTATTGACGGACGTGATAGTTATCACAATTCATTTATAAATTTGTGACAAAATGATGGTCTTATTACAAATTTATGACGGAAATGAGGGTCCATTATGAATTTGTCACAATTTTTGTGACTTTTTGACGGACTTGATAATTGTCACAATTCATTTATGAATTTGTGACAAAATGATGGTCTTATCGCAAATTAATGACTGAAATCAGGGCCCGTTGTGAATTTGTCACAAATTTTGCGACGAAAATATTGATTCATCACAATATTGTGAGGGACTTCAGTCACAAAAATCTTTTCACAATTTAGGAAGAACCAAGATTATTAAATAATGGATACTGAGGAATTATTTTTGGTTATTATTATAACTGGAATTAAACAGGTAGTCTCTCAACACAATTCAAGAAACTTTGTACCATCAGAGAAAGCAAAGAATCTTAAATGGGAAATGTATCAAGAAAAAGTACCAACTTTCAATGATTTGGCACTAAAGAACAATGTACCCTTGGAGCTCTACAGTTTGCTTAAAGATAAAACAGACTATGCCTGGTACTCCACAAGGTAATTTGACTATAAAGGCCTATTTGATAGTaatgtttttgttattattaatttgaTGTAAAAATACTTACACTATCAGATCATTAAAATTTAGTTATCTTGTCAGTGAATATAACGTAAACTCAAATTTGACtttacttataatattttttttattttttttttcaaaaccacaGCATCAACCTCAATCAACATGACTTGCCTATGAAACCTGATATTCTCACTGTCTTGCAAGTTGCAAGTATGGGCCATGCATTAGCTGCGTTCGTCAATGGAAAATATGTTGGTAATGTATTCCTATAAAAATGCCACGTGACATTTGTTAGAGTATATTTAATATGATAAACTCATTATAGAAAGAAAGGTGAGTTATTTTTCTATCAACATGGGAAACCGGCTTGCCTAGCTCACTTGTGGAcgaaagtcatttttctttataattatttttaactcTTAACTTCATATTTTTAGGGTTTGGGCATGGGGACAATATTGAGAAGAGCTTTGTTTTTCGACAACCCATCGTCTTGAAACCAGGAATTAATCACATCACCTTTTTAGCTGAGATAATTGGATATCCGGTATTATTTTCGTCTTTCTTAATATTTCCTCATTACACACAAACAAATCTTAGCTAAAGGTATTGAGTTTAAGCTCTGAAAAAGAACGTTTTATTTTCAAAGTGGGACTTCTTGATATGAATTAAAATTAATCGAACCTCAATGCATATTACAGAATAGTGGAGCCTATATGGAAAAGAGGTTTGCAGGACCCCGTGGTGTGACAATTCAAGGTTTAATGGCTGGAACTCTTGATATAACCCTAAATGTTTGGGGACATGAGGTATACATATTTAGCTACATTTATTAATacttgataataattttttattgtaatgTTAAATCAACTAGTTAAATTCTAAATAATTGTTGGTCATCTTTCAGGTTGGTGTATTTGGAGAAAAAGAACAATTATTCACTGAAGAGGGTGCAAAGAAAGTAAAATGGACTCCCATAACTGGTCCTCCACCAGGACCTGTAACTTGGTATAAGGTAAGTTGGAGAAAATCAAATGATCAGTTTCATTTCAAATACTTTCATTGAACATTATCATCTATATATATTCCTTATCAAAGAtagggtaaggtctgtgtacgcTCTGCCCTCCCCGAACTCTCTATATGAGGAGTTTGTTGTTATCCTCTATATGACATGACTATAAGTGATAAATTAATTTAGTCACTAAACTTTaccataataatgataaaacatACCCTTCAAGGTGACTTTACTGCTATAATAGgtaaaattagtaattataataTGCTTTTCTCcccatttttttctcttattttacagGCATATTTTGATGCCCCTGAAGGCACTGACCCAGTGGCCTTGAGAATGAACGTAATGCAAAAAGGTATGATATGGGTTAATGGTAAAAGCCTCGGTCGTTACTGGGTATCTTTCCTCTCTCCTCTTGGACAGCCCACTCAAGCTGAGTAAGTATTACACAAAACCTCAATAAAAAGATACTACATGAATCAATAGGTCAAATATGATAGTAATTAATGTATATGAAAATTACTGCAGGTATCATGTTCCAAGGGCTTTTTTGAAACCAAATAATAATCTCTTAGTTGTTTTCGAAGAAACAGGAGGTAATCCAGAAAAAATAGAAATCTTTACAGTGAATCGAGACACAATTTGCAGTATGATAACGGAATATAATCCTCCGAATGTTAAGAGTTGGGAGAGATCTGGAAGTAAATTCATCGCGGTCGTAGAAGATCTTAAAGCGGGAGCTCATTTAACTTGCCCTGACGATAACGTGATAGAAAAAGTTGAGTTTGCTAGCTATGGTAATCCAGATGGTGCATGTGGAAATTTTATTATCGGAAATTGCACTTCGCCAAATAGTATTAAAGTTGCTGAACAACATTGTTTGGGAAAGCACAATTGTTCTATCCCAGTTGAGAGAGAAATATTTGATGAGCCAAACAAGGATCCATGCCCTAATATATTCAAGACTTTAGCTGTCCAAGTCAAGTGTGTTGTACCAAAGAAGAATTAATTAGAAACATTTTCTTTGGCTTTTATGATATATATTGGGTTGAAAAGATTGGGGTACATCATAGGTTAGGGCATTGAATCCAGTATTATTGTGATTTAGGATTAGAGTTTTATATATAGCTCATAAAAATCATCATTATAGATGATAAATATATAGAAAGTCACTTAGTTGGGTGATGAGATTTTTATTCTCTACCTTTGTAATCTTTTCCCCCGTTTCCCCTTCCCATACCCCAATTTGAAATATATACTCCCTTTAATCGACTACTTAACTTGTTACCTCTTAAATAACTATACATTTTGACTACCATGCCcttatctatttactttaaataATTTCAAATCTTAATCCCTCTTCAATATAaatatttgcattttttttatctaGAGCATATTAATTTGCTtaatatcattatatcatcaatatgttaTGTTGCAACTTGTACCCAATATCTTGCCCATAAGAAATATTTCAGTGGAATTTAAATCCAACATAACAGAGTATCGTTATAGTTCATGACTAATATTCAGAattaatattttactcttttaatGCGATGAGACATAAATTTACCATCTTATAAGCTAAATTGTAATTCGATTGAgtctatttatttttgaattttaattcaatccTGTTGCATGTATAGATATTTGGGTTTTAATTGTTGTTCTTTTCAGTTCTTTGCATCCGTTCTTGTTGGTTGACACATATAGTCGAATACGTTGACTGTATAGTTTGATTGAGTGTATAGCTTGTTCTTATAATTTTGTTGAGGCATACGGCCACCCAAAATGAGCCCCAAGGAAAGCCCTTCCTCATCTCCTATAAGACACTCAAATGATTTATTTTCGGTTTGCCATATTTTTGAGCTGGTTGATTACTTGCTGTTCGAATACCATTTGTGCTTGAGTTGGTTGTCTTATCTTAGAATGTTTTATATTGAGCCGGgtgtctattggaaacagcctccctatctcacatttgaggtagtggtatggagaCCCCACTTgttgggaatatactgggtatgttgttgttgttgttgttgaattgcaAAGTGTGCCTTCTTCTAAAGCAGAAATTAGAGATGCTCTCATTGATGAATGGGTTACAGTGACCAGGTGGTCAAAGAAACAAAAAGCTCAAATTCCAGGTAGGAGCATGGAGCTTGATGACTGGAAATGGAAAGCTATGGAAATCCGATCTTCAGGTTGGGATGATTCAGACACATCAAGTAGTATTTCAAAGTAAGTGATGCTATTTTATTGATTAGATTGGAAGTAAATTATTTTGAAGCATTATCATTTAGAGATGTTTGATGTTAGTCTAAGGCGATTAAAGATATTACAAATAGAAAAGGAAGAGGTGATAGATCTTTTGTAGAAGATGCAAACACaatggcagtgtaaatatccaactGACTGTCAGATACCTTCCTTATGTTTCTTTTTTCACTGGCATTGTTCTCCTAAAATATTGGATGCAAACACAATGGTAGGGAAAACATTCAGCTGACTGTCATATACCTTCCTTGTGCTGCTTTGTTCATTTGCATTGTTCTCCTAAAAAAGTAACTTAAATGTACATTACCTTAATCATATATCTGATCTCAAGTTGTTGTGGTCATTAAAACTCTCAATAAGTTGTACAGTTTGTGAAAGGATAGACCACATTCATGCTCTTTAACCTTGATCGGTTGAAGGAAAGGAGCAATCCCATTAGTACTCTTTTAGCTGCTAAGATGCTGAATTAGTTTGTCAGCATTGTGGTGACCCTTTGTACTCAATTTGAGGATGTTTGAACAAGGATACAGCAAAGTTGTGAATATGCGGTGGTTAGGATTTGCATAagtttcttttatcaatttactCGGACATATAAGAATTTGTGAATCCTTAATTTGGTTGCTGCAAAGGAGCAATCTTTCCGTACTTTTTAGCTGCTGAGATTCTGAATTAATTTTTTAGCACTGTGGTGAACATTTGTATTTAAGTTGAGGATGTTTGAACccatgttgctcggactcttcaaaagtGTCATCTGGTGcttgtcggatccttcaaaaatagtgcatttttgaaGGTTCCGACACAGATACGGCAATTTCAATAGAGTCTGCGCAACTTAAGATTGAACTATGATACAGCCAAGTCATGAATACACAATAGCTAAGATTTAGAGAGATTCTTTTATTAATTTACTATGACATGTACGAATTTGTGAAACCTTCATTTTGTTGCAGCAAAGGAGTaattcatttcatatttttttgttgttgagatCCACTGAATTACATTTTCAAGATTCTGGGTGATCATTTGGGACTGaggtattgttattgttgtttgtttGGGAACTCAGACGCAAGTTTATTAGCTTATCCTTACCCAAGCACCAGGAAGTGGCAGTTCTAGAATTAGGCAGGTGGAAAAATCTcttaacagattatccatctttCTTTTCTGCTGCATTATCCTATGCCTACTTCTATTCTGATCAACTCGCGGTGTACAGTTGTAAAAGTTCTGTGACTGGTGTAGATGGTAGAAATGCATAGGCTTATAAGAgatttcaacaacaaaaaaatcttaATACCGTGCAAAGGTTGCTTTTTTCACTTTTATAATTTTTCGCATTCCCTTCCTCTTTCACAAAACTGTCTTGTACTTGAGAAAGTGGCGACAGAGATAGCTATCTGCTCCGTCCAATTTGATAGTTTCTTCTTAATTGtcctttgagtagaattattacTCTGATTGTAACAAGGGTTTATTAGGAGGGGGAACCTCTTGTAAGGAGCCCAGTGAACCTTTTGCTTTTGTAGCCCAAATTGTCT contains:
- the LOC107840567 gene encoding beta-galactosidase 13 encodes the protein MAKFNQILTLVLFISLLVTSAIGDEKPRGVTYDSRSLIINGNRELLFSGSIHYPRSPPEMWPDIIRKAKEGGINLIQTYVFWNIHEPVQGQYNFEGNFDIVKFIKEIAKQDMYVTLRIGPYIEAEWTSGGFPYWLREVDNITFRSYNEPFVHHMKKYAEKIIDLMKKEKLFAPQGGPIILAQIENEYNNVQAAYKENGKKYIEWAANMAVKLYDGVPWIMCKQKEAPPSVINTCNGRHCADTFTGPNGPNKPSLWTENWTAQYRTFGDPPSQRAAEDLAFSVARFFAKNGTLANYYMYHGGTNFGRSASSFVTTRYYDEAPLDEFGLMRDPKWSHLRDLHRALRLSRRALLWGTPTVQKINEDLEITVYENTADHMCAAFLTNNHTILPSNITFRGAQYYLPEKSVSILADCKTVVYNTQTVVSQHNSRNFVPSEKAKNLKWEMYQEKVPTFNDLALKNNVPLELYSLLKDKTDYAWYSTSINLNQHDLPMKPDILTVLQVASMGHALAAFVNGKYVGFGHGDNIEKSFVFRQPIVLKPGINHITFLAEIIGYPNSGAYMEKRFAGPRGVTIQGLMAGTLDITLNVWGHEVGVFGEKEQLFTEEGAKKVKWTPITGPPPGPVTWYKAYFDAPEGTDPVALRMNVMQKGMIWVNGKSLGRYWVSFLSPLGQPTQAEYHVPRAFLKPNNNLLVVFEETGGNPEKIEIFTVNRDTICSMITEYNPPNVKSWERSGSKFIAVVEDLKAGAHLTCPDDNVIEKVEFASYGNPDGACGNFIIGNCTSPNSIKVAEQHCLGKHNCSIPVEREIFDEPNKDPCPNIFKTLAVQVKCVVPKKN